In Pocillopora verrucosa isolate sample1 chromosome 13, ASM3666991v2, whole genome shotgun sequence, one genomic interval encodes:
- the LOC131789463 gene encoding proliferation-associated protein 2G4 → MADKGSDSGEEEDPTIAEDVVVTKYKMAGDMANRILKKIIDATTVGTTARTLCQMGDNLIEEETSKVFKKEKELKKGIAFPTCISVNHVVCHFSPLLSETDIPINDGDMVKIDLGVHIDGYIAVVGHTIVVGASKDNKITGAKADVLLAAHLASEVAQRLVKAGNENYTVTDQIQKVAEAFQCKPVEGMLSHQLKRNIIDGEKAIIQNPNEQQRKDHAKCEFAVHDVFAVDILISTGDGKTKEKDTRTTVYKRTENNYQLKMKASRAFYSEVCNKFTTMPFTLRAFEDEKKAKMGVVECCKHQLLEPFNVLWEKEGEYVAQFKFTLLIMPNGPIRITQGPFDPEVIQSEYSIKDQEIKDILATSASRKTQKKKKKKASTKASDAVVAETKNGGDAGD, encoded by the exons ATGGCAGACAAAGGTAGTGATTCAGGAGAGGAAGAGGATCCAACCATTGCTGAAGATGTTGTTGTCACGAAGTACAAAATGGCGGGTGATATGGCAAACC GTATTCTCAAGAAGATAATAGATGCCACAACTGTTGGAACTACTGCACGCACATTATGTCAGATGGGAGATAACCTTATTGAGGAGGAAACTAGCaaggtttttaaaaaggaaaaagaactgaaaaagg GTATTGCTTTTCCAACGTGCATCTCAGTAAACCATGTTGTCTGCCATTTTTCACCCCTTTTGAGTGAGACTGACATCCCCATTAATGATGGTGATATGGTGAAAAT AGACCTTGGTGTCCACATTGATGGTTATATTGCAGTTGTAGGACACACAATTGTTGTTGGTGCTTCTAAG GACAACAAAATAACAGGTGCAAAGGCTGATGTTCTTCTAGCAGCACATTTAGCATCTGAAGTAGCACAGAGGCTTGTGAAAGCAGGCAATGAG AATTATACAGTTACAGATCAAATACAGAAAGTTGCTGAGGCCTTTCAGTGCAAGCCAGTTGAGG gaATGTTATCACatcaactgaaaagaaacatCATTGATGGTGAAAAGGCAATTATACAAAATCCTAATGAACAGCAAAG gaaAGACCATGCCAAGTGTGAATTTGCAGTACATGATGTTTTTGCAGTTGATATTCTAATTAGCACAGGAGATGGTAAAACCAAGGAGAAAGATACACGAACAACAGTGTACAAAAGAACTGAAAACAACTATCAGTTGAAAATGAAGGCCTCTAGAG CTTTTTACAGTGAGGTGTGTAACAAATTCACCACCATGCCATTTACTTTAAG AGCTTTTGAAGatgagaaaaaagcaaaaatgggTGTCGTAGAATGTTGCAAGCATCAACTTCTAGAACCGTTTAATGTCCTATGGGAGAAAGAAG GAGAATATGTAGCCCAGTTCAAATTCACACTTTTAATCATGCCTAATGGACCAATCAG GATTACGCAGGGACCTTTTGACCCAGAAGTAATACAATCAGAGTACTCAATAAAAGACCAAGAGATTAAG GACATACTTGCAACATCAGCAAGCAGGAAaactcaaaagaagaaaaaaaagaag GCTTCCACTAAGGCATCCGATGCAGTGGTAGCGGAAACAAAGAATGGTGGAGATGCTGGTGACTAA
- the LOC131789547 gene encoding atrial natriuretic peptide receptor 1-like isoform X2: MGIFLPFTGSWPGGPKMASAILIARDKVNSDPYWLQGHNLTFVLKDSKCEASTSLATLVDYYTIENPKVDVYIGPGCSVACVPGAYIAAHWNIPMISWGCTASVLSDKTQYPYFVRTAGTYTGLGDLLRAFLENYKWDRIGFMSSTETVFSEAANTAKVTLERDGKYSVPFFGSFAPGATDLFKLKSMVRSMATKAHVFMLLCYGNAMRSLMLIFNELGLLNGKYVIVALETLYDSCQAGDARDDEACKAFEGIIDVSQYIPDSQDYTDFTTAVYNRMPEMNYSMNAPNETNIYAAYLHDAILLYAYALNESLTQGVAITEGANVSKSMIGKQFLGVSGPVGIDEKGDRVASYRLQSFLPGMSSVRVANFFGTTGELQLLNQTILWPGGATEIPLGRPACGFDNEFCEEATKEEDPTWPYILAGCLTFVLVVSILVGFLLWQRKQAFEASLLAQTWKVKYDDIQWPKNKGKLGSRKSGQSMAAASERGSIEDLRGQIFTVLGIYEGNLVAVKRLQKAKVALEREVLLELKEMKDINHQNVNTFIGACIDPGNICILTQYCNKGSLQDVLHNDSLKLDWMFQMSISSDIAKGMHFLQNSPVQIHGNLKSSNVLIDSRWTCKLTDHGLFFFKEGQEIDVEAGEDSKYYDNLWKAPEHILNDQYPHSQPGDVYSYGIILSEIVTRGLPFSMYEDLSAQAVVERVKKGEIPSFRPRITKDTVGHTLYVDMMKLCWDQDPLARPKFSDCIKYLKQMNKGKDFNIMDTMITMMEKYTDHLEDIVAERTAELAAEKAKTDELLYRMLPKSVAEELKRGQPVTAETFDSATLFFSDIVGFTKLASESTPLQIVDLLNDLYTCFDEIIDMHDVYKVETIGDAYVVASGLPNRNGIRHAGEISNMSLDLLSAMTTFKIRHVPGRQLQLRIGIHTGPVVAGVVGLKMPRYCLFGDTVNYASRMESSGLALRIHVSPECKEVLDKLGGYVLQERGFVEMKGKGSILTYFLKTREGFDKPLPDLSMAAGMEEHSFK, translated from the exons ATGGGGATCTTTCTTCCTTTCACTGGTAGTTGGCCTGGTGGTCCCAAGATGGCATCAGCAATTCTGATTGCTAGGGACAAAGTAAACAGTGACCCTTACTGGCTACAAGGACATAACCTGACCTTTGTACTTAAAGACAGCAAATGTGAAGCAAGCACATCTCTTGCAACACTGGTGGACTACTACACAATAGAAAACCCCAAAGTTGATGTCTACATTGGCCCTGGATGTTCAGTTGCATGTGTCCCTGGTGCCTACATAGCAGCTCACTGGAATATTCCCATGATATCTTGGGGATGCACAGCTTCAGTACTATCAGACAAAACACAGTATCCTTACTTTGTACGGACGGCTGGCACATACACTGGTTTGGGAGATCTCTTAAGGGCCTTCTTAGAAAACTACAAATGGGATCGCATAGGCTTCATGTCTTCAACAGAAACAGTTTTTTCGGAGGCTGCTAATACAGCAAAGGTCACCCTTGAGAGAGATGGCAAATATTCAGTACCCTTTTTTGGTAGCTTTGCTCCTGGAGCAACTGACCTCTTCAAACTTAAATCCATGGTCAGGTCAATGGCAACCAAGGCACATG TTTTCATGTTACTTTGCTATGGTAATGCTATGAGAAGTCTAATGCTTATCTTCAATGAGCTGGGCCTGTTGAATGGGAAATATGTGATAGTTGCCTTGGAGACACTTTATGATTCATGCCAAGCTGGTGATGCCAGAGATGATGAGGCTTGCAAAGCTTTCGAAGGAATCATTGATGTTAGTCAGTATATTCCAGATTCACAGGATTATACAGATTTTACAACAGCTGTTTACAACAGGATGCCTGAAATGAACTACTCAATGAATGCACCTAACGAA ACTAACATCTATGCTGCATACCTTCATGATGCCATTCTTTTGTATGCATATGCCCTAAATGAATCTTTGACCCAAGGTGTGGCCATAACTGAAGGGGCAAATGTGTCAAAGTCAATGATAGGAAAGCAATTCCTAG GCGTATCAGGTCCTGTTGGTATTGATGAAAAGGGAGACAGAGTTGCCTCTTATAGGCTGCAATCATTTCTACCTGGCATGTCAAGTGTAAGAGTTGCAAATTTCTTTGGCACAACTGGAGAACTTCAGCTTTTGAATCAAACTATCCTGTGGCCTGGTGGTGCCACAGAGATTCCTCTTGGAAGACCAGCATGTGGTTTTGACAATGAATTTTGCGAAGAGGCCACAAAAG AGGAGGATCCTACTTGGCCATACATCTTGGCAGGATGTCTTACCTTTGTTTTAGTTGTTTCAATTCTGGTTGGGTTTTTATTGTGGCAGAG GAAACAAGCTTTTGAAGCATCACTGTTGGCTCAAACATGGAAAGTGAAATATGATGACATACAATGGccaaagaataaaggaaagctAGGGAGTAGAAAGAGTGGG CAAAGTATGGCAGCAGCAAGTGAGCGTGGCTCTATAGAGGACCTTCGAGGACAAATATTCACTGTTCTTGGAATTTATGAG GGGAATTTAGTGGCTGTCAAAAGATTACAGAAGGCCAAAGTTGCTCTGGAACGTGAAGTGCTGTTGGAACTGAAAGAG atgaaagatatcaacCATCAAAATGTTAACACATTCATTGGTGCCTGTATTGATCCTGGAAACATCTGCATCTTAACCCAGTACTGCAACAAAGGAAGTCTCCAG gatgtgTTGCATAATGACAGCTTGAAGTTGGATTGGATGTTTCAGATGTCCATTTCATCGGACATTGCAAAG GGCATGCACTTCCTGCAGAATAGTCCAGTTCAGATACATGGCAACTTAAAGTCATCAAATGTGTTGATTGACAGCCGCTGGACATGCAAACTAACCGACCATGggttgtttttcttcaaagaaggACAGGAGATTGATGTGGAAGCTGGTGAAGATTCCAAGTATTATG ACAATCTTTGGAAAGCACCAGAACACATCCTCAATGACCAGTATCCTCATTCTCAACCTGGAGATGTGTACAGCTATGGAATCATCCTTTCTGAAATTGTAACTCGTGGTTTACCCTTCAGCATGTATGAGGACTTGTCAGCTCAGG CTGTTGTTGAGCGTGTTAAAAAAGGAGAGATCCCATCCTTCCGCCCACGTATCACCAAGGACACTGTAGGACATACTCTCTATGTTGACATGATGAAACTGTGCTGGGATCAGGACCCACTCGCTAGGCCTAAGTTTTCGGACTGCATCAAATATCTTAAGCAGATGAACAAAGGAAA GGACTTCAACATTATGGATACTATGATCACCATGATGGAAAAGTACACAGATCACTTGGAAGACATTGTCGCTGAGCGAACAGCTGAGCTTGCAGCTGAGAAAGCAAAGACTGACGAGCTTTTGTACAGGATGCTTCCAAA GTCTGTGGCAGAGGAACTTAAGAGAGGGCAGCCTGTTACTGCCGAAACCTTTGATTCCGCTAcactttttttcagtgatatcGTTGGTTTCACTAAGCTAGCATCTGAGAGCACGCCCTTACAG ATTGTTGACTTGCTTAACGACCTGTACACTTGCTTTGACGAAATCATTGACATGCATGATGTCTACAAG GTTGAGACCATTGGTGATGCCTACGTGGTCGCTTCCGGGCTGCCAAACAGGAATGGAATCAGACATGCTGGCGAGATCAGTAACATGTCCTTAGATTTGCTGTCAGCAATGACTACTTTTAAAATAAGGCATGTTCCAGGAAGGCAGCTACAGCTCAGAATTGGGATTCATACAG GTCCCGTGGTTGCCGGGGTTGTTGGTCTCAAAATGCCGCGGTATTGCCTGTTTGGTGACACGGTCAACTATGCGTCAAGAATGGAGTCTTCCGGTTTGG ctcttcgaaTTCACGTGAGTCCTGAAtgcaaagaagttcttgataAACTTGGTGGATACGTGTTGCAAGAAAGAGGTTTCGTTGAAATGAAG GGCAAGGGGAGTATCCTTACGTATTTCTTAAAAACAAGAGAAGGATTTGACAAACCTCTTCCGGATCTCTCCATGGCGGCTGGCATGGAAGAGCACTCTTTTAAGTAG
- the LOC131789547 gene encoding atrial natriuretic peptide receptor 1-like isoform X1 yields the protein MNPFLVLGSILCLFSLSYARDIKMGIFLPFTGSWPGGPKMASAILIARDKVNSDPYWLQGHNLTFVLKDSKCEASTSLATLVDYYTIENPKVDVYIGPGCSVACVPGAYIAAHWNIPMISWGCTASVLSDKTQYPYFVRTAGTYTGLGDLLRAFLENYKWDRIGFMSSTETVFSEAANTAKVTLERDGKYSVPFFGSFAPGATDLFKLKSMVRSMATKAHVFMLLCYGNAMRSLMLIFNELGLLNGKYVIVALETLYDSCQAGDARDDEACKAFEGIIDVSQYIPDSQDYTDFTTAVYNRMPEMNYSMNAPNETNIYAAYLHDAILLYAYALNESLTQGVAITEGANVSKSMIGKQFLGVSGPVGIDEKGDRVASYRLQSFLPGMSSVRVANFFGTTGELQLLNQTILWPGGATEIPLGRPACGFDNEFCEEATKEEDPTWPYILAGCLTFVLVVSILVGFLLWQRKQAFEASLLAQTWKVKYDDIQWPKNKGKLGSRKSGQSMAAASERGSIEDLRGQIFTVLGIYEGNLVAVKRLQKAKVALEREVLLELKEMKDINHQNVNTFIGACIDPGNICILTQYCNKGSLQDVLHNDSLKLDWMFQMSISSDIAKGMHFLQNSPVQIHGNLKSSNVLIDSRWTCKLTDHGLFFFKEGQEIDVEAGEDSKYYDNLWKAPEHILNDQYPHSQPGDVYSYGIILSEIVTRGLPFSMYEDLSAQAVVERVKKGEIPSFRPRITKDTVGHTLYVDMMKLCWDQDPLARPKFSDCIKYLKQMNKGKDFNIMDTMITMMEKYTDHLEDIVAERTAELAAEKAKTDELLYRMLPKSVAEELKRGQPVTAETFDSATLFFSDIVGFTKLASESTPLQIVDLLNDLYTCFDEIIDMHDVYKVETIGDAYVVASGLPNRNGIRHAGEISNMSLDLLSAMTTFKIRHVPGRQLQLRIGIHTGPVVAGVVGLKMPRYCLFGDTVNYASRMESSGLALRIHVSPECKEVLDKLGGYVLQERGFVEMKGKGSILTYFLKTREGFDKPLPDLSMAAGMEEHSFK from the exons ATGAATCCTTTTCTTGTGCTTGGATctattctttgtttattttctctctcttatGCAAGGGATATCAAAATGGGGATCTTTCTTCCTTTCACTGGTAGTTGGCCTGGTGGTCCCAAGATGGCATCAGCAATTCTGATTGCTAGGGACAAAGTAAACAGTGACCCTTACTGGCTACAAGGACATAACCTGACCTTTGTACTTAAAGACAGCAAATGTGAAGCAAGCACATCTCTTGCAACACTGGTGGACTACTACACAATAGAAAACCCCAAAGTTGATGTCTACATTGGCCCTGGATGTTCAGTTGCATGTGTCCCTGGTGCCTACATAGCAGCTCACTGGAATATTCCCATGATATCTTGGGGATGCACAGCTTCAGTACTATCAGACAAAACACAGTATCCTTACTTTGTACGGACGGCTGGCACATACACTGGTTTGGGAGATCTCTTAAGGGCCTTCTTAGAAAACTACAAATGGGATCGCATAGGCTTCATGTCTTCAACAGAAACAGTTTTTTCGGAGGCTGCTAATACAGCAAAGGTCACCCTTGAGAGAGATGGCAAATATTCAGTACCCTTTTTTGGTAGCTTTGCTCCTGGAGCAACTGACCTCTTCAAACTTAAATCCATGGTCAGGTCAATGGCAACCAAGGCACATG TTTTCATGTTACTTTGCTATGGTAATGCTATGAGAAGTCTAATGCTTATCTTCAATGAGCTGGGCCTGTTGAATGGGAAATATGTGATAGTTGCCTTGGAGACACTTTATGATTCATGCCAAGCTGGTGATGCCAGAGATGATGAGGCTTGCAAAGCTTTCGAAGGAATCATTGATGTTAGTCAGTATATTCCAGATTCACAGGATTATACAGATTTTACAACAGCTGTTTACAACAGGATGCCTGAAATGAACTACTCAATGAATGCACCTAACGAA ACTAACATCTATGCTGCATACCTTCATGATGCCATTCTTTTGTATGCATATGCCCTAAATGAATCTTTGACCCAAGGTGTGGCCATAACTGAAGGGGCAAATGTGTCAAAGTCAATGATAGGAAAGCAATTCCTAG GCGTATCAGGTCCTGTTGGTATTGATGAAAAGGGAGACAGAGTTGCCTCTTATAGGCTGCAATCATTTCTACCTGGCATGTCAAGTGTAAGAGTTGCAAATTTCTTTGGCACAACTGGAGAACTTCAGCTTTTGAATCAAACTATCCTGTGGCCTGGTGGTGCCACAGAGATTCCTCTTGGAAGACCAGCATGTGGTTTTGACAATGAATTTTGCGAAGAGGCCACAAAAG AGGAGGATCCTACTTGGCCATACATCTTGGCAGGATGTCTTACCTTTGTTTTAGTTGTTTCAATTCTGGTTGGGTTTTTATTGTGGCAGAG GAAACAAGCTTTTGAAGCATCACTGTTGGCTCAAACATGGAAAGTGAAATATGATGACATACAATGGccaaagaataaaggaaagctAGGGAGTAGAAAGAGTGGG CAAAGTATGGCAGCAGCAAGTGAGCGTGGCTCTATAGAGGACCTTCGAGGACAAATATTCACTGTTCTTGGAATTTATGAG GGGAATTTAGTGGCTGTCAAAAGATTACAGAAGGCCAAAGTTGCTCTGGAACGTGAAGTGCTGTTGGAACTGAAAGAG atgaaagatatcaacCATCAAAATGTTAACACATTCATTGGTGCCTGTATTGATCCTGGAAACATCTGCATCTTAACCCAGTACTGCAACAAAGGAAGTCTCCAG gatgtgTTGCATAATGACAGCTTGAAGTTGGATTGGATGTTTCAGATGTCCATTTCATCGGACATTGCAAAG GGCATGCACTTCCTGCAGAATAGTCCAGTTCAGATACATGGCAACTTAAAGTCATCAAATGTGTTGATTGACAGCCGCTGGACATGCAAACTAACCGACCATGggttgtttttcttcaaagaaggACAGGAGATTGATGTGGAAGCTGGTGAAGATTCCAAGTATTATG ACAATCTTTGGAAAGCACCAGAACACATCCTCAATGACCAGTATCCTCATTCTCAACCTGGAGATGTGTACAGCTATGGAATCATCCTTTCTGAAATTGTAACTCGTGGTTTACCCTTCAGCATGTATGAGGACTTGTCAGCTCAGG CTGTTGTTGAGCGTGTTAAAAAAGGAGAGATCCCATCCTTCCGCCCACGTATCACCAAGGACACTGTAGGACATACTCTCTATGTTGACATGATGAAACTGTGCTGGGATCAGGACCCACTCGCTAGGCCTAAGTTTTCGGACTGCATCAAATATCTTAAGCAGATGAACAAAGGAAA GGACTTCAACATTATGGATACTATGATCACCATGATGGAAAAGTACACAGATCACTTGGAAGACATTGTCGCTGAGCGAACAGCTGAGCTTGCAGCTGAGAAAGCAAAGACTGACGAGCTTTTGTACAGGATGCTTCCAAA GTCTGTGGCAGAGGAACTTAAGAGAGGGCAGCCTGTTACTGCCGAAACCTTTGATTCCGCTAcactttttttcagtgatatcGTTGGTTTCACTAAGCTAGCATCTGAGAGCACGCCCTTACAG ATTGTTGACTTGCTTAACGACCTGTACACTTGCTTTGACGAAATCATTGACATGCATGATGTCTACAAG GTTGAGACCATTGGTGATGCCTACGTGGTCGCTTCCGGGCTGCCAAACAGGAATGGAATCAGACATGCTGGCGAGATCAGTAACATGTCCTTAGATTTGCTGTCAGCAATGACTACTTTTAAAATAAGGCATGTTCCAGGAAGGCAGCTACAGCTCAGAATTGGGATTCATACAG GTCCCGTGGTTGCCGGGGTTGTTGGTCTCAAAATGCCGCGGTATTGCCTGTTTGGTGACACGGTCAACTATGCGTCAAGAATGGAGTCTTCCGGTTTGG ctcttcgaaTTCACGTGAGTCCTGAAtgcaaagaagttcttgataAACTTGGTGGATACGTGTTGCAAGAAAGAGGTTTCGTTGAAATGAAG GGCAAGGGGAGTATCCTTACGTATTTCTTAAAAACAAGAGAAGGATTTGACAAACCTCTTCCGGATCTCTCCATGGCGGCTGGCATGGAAGAGCACTCTTTTAAGTAG
- the LOC131789479 gene encoding carboxy-terminal domain RNA polymerase II polypeptide A small phosphatase 1: MDSTSIITQVNKDDESAEVSPYTQNKLPSSVTKKPRNRNIFSSFFCCFGAQSAAAAGGPYRTAVTHTNHNHNHNENSLSISTEEKEPKPCKYLLPAVRHQDMHKKCIVIDLDETLVHSSFKPVHNADFIVPVEIDGTIHQVYVLKRPHVDEFLRRVGELFECVLFTASLAKYADPVADLLDKYGSFRARLFRESCVFHRGNYVKDLSKLGRDLKKVLIVDNSPASYSFHPENAIPVASWFDDFSDMELLELIPFLESINEADDVCAYLRNANMNTLKGRCNSLELNTTS, encoded by the exons ATGGACAGCACGTCCATTATAACGCAAGTTAACAAGGACGATGAGTCGGCAGAAGTGAGCCCCTACACACAAAACAAAC TACCTTCTTCAGTCACCAAAAAGCCAAGGAATCGGAacattttttcctcatttttttgctgttttggcGCCCAGTCTGCTGCTGCTGCCGGAGGTCCATACAGAACTGCTGTCACCCACACGAATCACAACCACAATCACAATGAAAACTCGCTTAGTATCTCCACTGAAGAAAAAGAGCCAAAG CCCTGTAAATATCTACTTCCTGCTGTCAGACATCAGGATATGCACAAAAAATGTATTGTAATAGACTTGGATGAAACACTGGTTCACAGTTCATTTAAG CCTGTCCATAATGCAGATTTCATTGTTCCTGTGGAGATTGATGGCACAATTCATCAG GTCTATGTGTTAAAGAGGCCTCATGTTGACGAGTTTCTTCGCAGAGTTGGGGAGTTGTTTGAATGTGTTCTTTTTACCGCTAGCTTAGCAAAG TATGCTGATCCAGTCGCCGACTTGCTGGACAAGTATGGATCATTTCGAGCCAGGCTCTTTAGAGAGTCTTGTGTGTTTCATAGAGGAAATTATGTGAAG GATCTTAGTAAACTAGGAAGGGATTTAAAAAAGGTCCTAATTGTGGATAATTCACCAGCATCATACAGTTTTCATCCTGAAAATGCA ATTCCAGTTGCGTCTTGGTTTGACGACTTTTCAGACATGGAGCTTTTGGAATTAATTCCCTTCCTTGAATCAATAAATGAAGCTGACGATGTCTGTGCATATTTGAGAAATGCGAACATGAACACCCTAAAAGGGAGATGTAATTCCTTGGAACTTAACACCACTAGCTGA